The following coding sequences are from one Lolium rigidum isolate FL_2022 chromosome 6, APGP_CSIRO_Lrig_0.1, whole genome shotgun sequence window:
- the LOC124659609 gene encoding uncharacterized protein At5g19025-like, whose translation MAECRSLIEFLRAFEHHRRAADATYARSKRASSSPTSSSKHLTDLCENSSMSAAIDALLLLAVLAALGFLFIPHINRLILSLSALLHPATPYLSAAALAGAAATLAAAALCWALLRRHARRCGKPRCRGLRKAVEFDIQLETEECVRGRPSAAARSPAAAALLAAAAAGTGARTVDLDDAHRELEVELRKMAPPNGRSVLVFRAPCGCPKGRMEVWGAKKVRRIKK comes from the coding sequence ATGGCCGAGTGCCGGagcctcatcgagttcctccgcgccttCGAGCACCACCGCAGGGCCGCCGACGCCACCTACGCCCGATCCAAGCGCGCCTCATCctcccccacctcctcctccaaacACCTCACCGACCTCTGCGAAAATTCCTCCATGTCCGCCGCCATcgacgcgctcctcctcctcgccgtgctCGCCGCGCTGGGCTTCCTCTTCATCCCCCACATCAACCGCCTCATCCTCTCCCTATCCGCCCTGCTCCACCCAGCCACCCCctacctctccgccgccgccctcgcgggCGCCGCGGCGACCCTCGCGGCGGCCGCGCTCTGCTGGGCCCTGCTCCGCCgccacgcgcgccggtgcggGAAGCCGCGCTGCCGGGGGCTCCGGAAGGCCGTGGAGTTCGACATCCAGCTCGAGACGGAGGAGTGCGTGCGCGGCCGGCCCAGCGCCGCCGCGcgctcgccggcggccgccgcgctgctcgcggccgccgccgccgggacgggggcgCGGACCGTGGATCTCGACGACGCGCACCGGGAGCTCGAGGTCGAGCTCCGCAAGATGGCGCCGCCCAACGGCCGCTCCGTGCTCGTCTTCCGCGCGCCCTGCGGATGCCCCAAGGGACGCATGGAGGTCTGGGGCGCAAAGAAGGTGCGCAGGATCAAGAAGTAG